A window of Daphnia pulicaria isolate SC F1-1A chromosome 4, SC_F0-13Bv2, whole genome shotgun sequence genomic DNA:
GTCCTCATGAAGGTGACTGCTCCGGCCATCTCGACTGCCGATTGCGCTGCCACTTATGGCGACATCATCACCGACAACATCCTCTGCATCGACACCACCGGCGGACATGGATCCTGCAatgtaaattcaaatttcccgcctaaatttaaatttgtcaaaattcaattttgtatttttgttttgatatagGGCGACTCTGGCGGCCCGTTGAGTTTCGACAACAACGGTGTTTACAACCAGGTCGGTATCGTCAGCTTCGGCTCCTCCGCCGGATGCACCAGAGGTTTGCCCGCCGGATTCACCCGCGTTTCCAGCTACGCCCAATGGATTTCCCTGGTTACCGGCTTGGTCATTTAAAATCATCAAAATTTATCATTTCATCTTTCCTTCCTTCTCCTCTCACAATTTCTCctacagacaaaaaaaaaaaaaaaatttcatttcacatTTAACCTAAATACATTGCAATCTTTTTCTCCgtgtaaaaagaaatcgattttATTACCGCGCTATTACGCAAAGACTATCGCTACCTGACACACCGAGTTCATAGACCCCGAAATTTCCAGCGGTGTCTGGTGTTCTCCATACACGACCTTGCAATGAACGATTTGAAACAATAACCAACGACATATGGCGCGCACCTGTGTGTATAGTTATATCCAACAGTTAAGAGCTGGGCATTATAATGCTGTGAGTGTATGTCAATGACACCAGGGGCGAGTTGTGCAAATgctcaaacaaaagaaacacggAACCGAGTCGCCCATACTGCGTCGTCAATTCCGGCCGTGTTAGCGCAACCTTACACACGATATTACCAGTacactattttaaaaaaatttattagtgCCATAGATTGGAAAGAAATTTAGTTTTATGTTCTGAAATGTCGGTCATCATGAAGTTGGATGCTTGTCAAATGGTTAGAACtcgtttttattcattttctctttagaCCTTTTACAACTTATTGGATAATCTATATTTTGTGAAATTTATCCAACAGCTGTGCGACTCGCCGGAGGACTCCAGCAACGACAGACCCCATTCTCAGTTGTTGATGGGTTTACTCAGTCCGAATCCATCGGACGTGCCGTCCATGCTGAAATTCATCTACAACCGGGAACTGACTGGACTCGGCGAATATCTCAAAATATTTGCGAATGTCTGGTGGTCCACTAACGGGACGCTCAACGTGCGTCATTGCCATCACCTcaacagcccagcagcagcagcagccgagttGTGTTGTTCGGCATCGGCGGATCCGCCAAACTCCCGAGGCTGTTGAGACGGAAATTGGGGGAATGTGTAGACGACGTGGCcggagaaagagaagagagaaaagagcttTGCGGTACTCCCATTTAGCAACTTGTATATATAGTTGGCCGTAGGATGTGTTCCATTGTTCCCATTATAGACGAAAAGGCACAGTACAGTCTATCTATGACGAGTTGGGTGCTGTTATTATTAATGTAGTCGGCCATATAACCAAACCGACCTATTTTCCACCAGCCCCacatattgttattattatttgttgcgtgttttctctttttctagattttttttttcacggtaCATATTTTGACTCGtcgcttttctttctcccagtTCACCATAcaagacatttttattttattttcgtttcgcGGTTAAGAATAAGTGCAATAAACTGAAAACGTTtgcagacattttttaaaaatagagaaTCGAGTTCAATTCGCTTGCGGAAAAGTCGCTCGGGAGTCGggacattattattttttcgcgacattgtttttttttagcctaTACAACTGGGTGGAGGGCAGAAAATTCCCCGTTTGAAAAATCCATTCTTTAGCgccgaatgaaataaaaaatcacgGTCGATGTAGTTTACAGTTGCGAACATTTTCCgtgatttgattattattattatttctttctttttttgcggtTTTTGGAACGGGGAAACTCTATTTTTGCGATCGACATGGAAAGTCGGAGAAATCAGGAACGTCGAAATAACTCTGAAAGAGCGCCGCTGTCTGGCGGAGTATGCGCCCATCATAATATTGGTTCATAAATAAATGTCAACTTTCAGCGGTTGATTGCTGATTTATATATTCGAATTAGAGTTGAGAGCGGCTTTCTAGACCGGTAATAAAAGTCTGCGGGTTTAATACGGACCATTAGCCGACAACATAACGAATCTACCGTGCGAAACGGAATAGAGGAACAGCTGATGATGGGCTGCAATCAAATAATTGAACTGTCATCGCTGGGCGGATTCATTCGTCCGATTCGGAATATAATCAGTTCCTTACTCTCCAtatgttcatttttttgtatcggCTGAATAACTTCGATAAGAAAATTAttcttataaaataaataagttgAACCATTTAGTCGATTTAAATTCAAACTCAATTTCGAGCGATGTCAACGACTCATAGCTATTCCTACGGTTATAGAATTAAAAGTAGTAAAGCGTTACGAAGAAATCTCTTTCAATATCAACATTTATTATTAAcgagtttgttggatttttcatTGGTCGGAGGGATGGTTGGATTGGACGCATCTGACCAGCAGATGCGCGGACTCacaaatattttagaaatGGAGTTGGAAAAatgtcgatgatgatgacaatAAGGATTTTCCATGGTGTAACAAAGACTGGAAACAAGCTCGATTCAATACACACAGCATATCGATTCGTTTACTGTTTACCAGACGGGGCTTTCTCGAAGGTCGGGATGTTCTCAGAGTAAGCCGGGGCGGAGTAAGCTGGAGCGGCGTAAGCTGGGGCTTTGTAATCGTCGCTATGGTTGTACTCCCAGTAGTGCTCACCATATCCGGAGTAGGCATCATTCCACTTGACCTGATTTCATCAAATATAATAGTGATATTAATTACCGCTGGAAACGGAATTCAATGGATGGCAGACCTTGGTGCGGAAACGGTGATCCTTGGACTGCTCGTACTGGTTGCGGTTGTGTTGAGCGTTTCCGCGGTTGTATCCGAATTCGTATTCGTATGGGCCGGGCACATTGGCGTACTGGAAGTAGCCGTCGTACTTCTTCTCGTAGGCAGGGGCCGCATATTCGCCATCCGCAACAACAGCGGCCACAACGGCGCTCAAAACCAAAATCTAAAATTTGTCATTTGGGTTTtcagaattaaaaataaccaccgAGGAAGAATTCAGCTCAAACTTATACTCTCATAAAATTGAGAAGAAGCAATTGTTTTAACTCACCACAAGAGAAGTCTTCATGTTGTTGGAGGATGCAAAGTTAGACTGCGAATATCATCCTCAACTGCACCGGGCGCCTTATATACCTCCAAGTTTTCCATCCAGTCCAGCACATTTTTTTCGGTCATGTGTATACTCTTCTTctgctgttttgtttttatttttcataattttatttttttgtgggcCAAAGCTGTTGCCTCGTTGAGGGCCTCGTTCGTGAGCTAgccatttcaaaaagtttcTATTTTACTCCATAGGCACCATAAGTCTGTGTGCTACTTCCAACCTTCGTCTTCACGTGTAGGATTtgtcgattattttttcaacgCGGAAAAAAGGTGTCGACCGTCTATAACAGGAAGATGCCGAGAAATTGGGGCGCAGCAGTTTAACTCGGCCCAAACTGTCGACGCAATTTCCCAAGTAGTTTTAATTGCCAACATTTATTTTCGACATACGTACACGTCTGGCGTGTCTGTAATTATTTCGTCTTTCCAACAAAGGAAATCGTTCAGACAGAATTCTCATATTTgtatttgaatttggcgcgcCGCTCATCCCATGGGTTAAATAATGTCGATGGGAAATTACTATTACAATTTTCTAATACAAGGTTATCAAAGACGACGTCGCGTGACTTGGCTAAGCGAtagcaaacaagaaaaacccgACTACAAAAGTAAACAAAGGGCCTAAAAAGTTAAGGCGACGTTATAAGAAATTGTGGACATTGGACAAACGAAACAGGATCCGAtttcctttgtttgtttttgcgcTATATGCTATTTACCtgatttctttcttcactGGGGTGTCTTATTGTTTTCACAGCAACTTATTCAAGCGTAAATACAATTGCGCTTCTTTCTATATATAGTTGGAATTAGATCAATGCCAAACTATCGCAAACTAtaataaagttttatttttaccacggcgcataaaaatatatttagggTCATTAAAGCTTTCTTGAATTtagtattttattatttcctcaTTTGAAATAGATTTGactcaattaaaaataactacATTTAAGATTTCGACATGATCTCACGCGAGCACCTTGAACGTCGGCCGAGTAAACATTCGATAACGGATTGCGCTGTTGTCGCCACAACACTGTGGATCCATTACACACATCAAATAACATTCGATTAAACATCCTGAAGATAAGCAATTGTTGTTATCGAACATGTCTGCATGAGCAGCAGCGCTGAACGCACCCGAGCCAGTTCGCCTTCAACTGGACATGTATAAAAGTGGACTGGATTCAGGATCGAATTTGTGGTTCTCCTATTTGACTTTCTTAACTTCAAACATGAAATTCTTGGCTGTCgttttggctttggccgtcgTCGCCCAGGTATAATAAAAACACGTTGATTTAATTGTTATAATTCTATAAGCGTAATTAAattggaaattcatttttgtttgacagGCGGCTGTCAATATGCCCCACAAGAAGATTTTCCCCAGGGGTGAGCTTTTCCCCCGTGCCCAGGTCCCACAAGGCCCTGGCTACTTCACCCCGACCAAAGTTGCTCCCACTGTCGACACCCGCGGTAAGGAATCAAATCACGACATGAAATCAAAAACTTTTATTCTTGATCTAAAattctatttgaatttgatcagGATTCTGCGGACAGTCCAAAGTCGATTCCAGCCGCATCGTCGGTGGAGAGGAGGCCATTCCCCATGAGTTCCCCtggtaaaatttgaattcaatttgcaTATCGCTAACTTTTAGAAATGTCAGCTATAACTTGTTTTGTGAACTTAAAGGCAGGTGTCCGTCCTTATCGATGGGTCCGGCTTCTGCGGAGGTTCGCTCATCTCCCCCGACTGGGTTTTGACCGCCGCCCACTGCGCCGACGGAGCCAACCGCTTCCTCATCACCCTCGGCGATCACGACAGGACCGTCGTCGAGCCATCCCAAATCGCCGTTTCCACCACCACCTACACCGTCCATCCCGGATGGAATTCCGCCACCCTTGCCGACGATCTGGCCCTCATCCGCTTGCCGTCGCCCGTCACCTTGACCCGTAAGTTCTTCATAAAATCAGATCAGTTGAAATAGCACCGGTCATTTTAACCTAATCACTTTAATTCATTTGGGCAGCCGAAATCCAGCCCATCTGCTTGGCACCGGCCACCGAGCCCACTCACGTTGGTGACACCCTCTTGGTCTCCGGATGGGGTAAGACCGCCGACGGTGCCTTGCAAGGCATCTCCGACGTCCTGATGAAGGTGACAGCCCCCGGCATCACCACCGCCGAATGCGCTGCCACTTATGGCGACATCATCACCGACAACATCCTCTGCATCGACACCACCGGCGGCAAAGGATCCTGCAacgtaaatttgaatttcccgcccaaatttaaattttcgaaaaatttgaatttgaattttttggtttttggtatACAGGGAGACTCTGGCGGCCCATTGAGCTTCGTCAACGCTGGTGTTTACAACCAGGTCGGCATCGTCAGCTTCGGCGCCCGCGCCGGATGCGCCGAGGGATTCCCCGCTGGATTCACCCGTGTTTCCAGCTACACCCAGTGGATCTCCGACACCACCGGCTTGATCTTCTAAATACTAATTTCCAATCGATTTCTGATGAGCTCTGCTgcattctctcttcttcttatttcttttctgtccTTATATTGGCGCTTGatccccaaaaaatgaaacgtcAATAAAACTAGCTCAAAGTCTATTGTGTGTAAAAAGCAACTCTCACagatttttgatttcatttcttttcttttattattttagatttaattTTTCGTTGATTGCCTATAATGTTGAAGTTATCTGGCGCATTTTTACCTTTGCACCTGGCCGTTCTCGATTCGGATTTCCAACCTAATGCACGCATTAATGATTGGGCTATAAAGAAGTCTGAGAGAAATATGATTAAGTTTCTTACAAGGACAAAGGGATATCGAATGACGCTATTATTGTGTGTTTTGATATGGGTCGTCAAGTTTCACATGGGATCATATTGGTACACAAACAAAGGTGAATTATCTGCGCAGCGCACGTCCTGGCGATGAGATAAAACTGGTATATAAGGACCGTTGAACTTTTGGTTGATCAATAAAGCGATTTAGAAATAATGTTTGAATCATACTTTAATacacgaaaaatgaaaataaaaagtatgaTGATGAAATTGGGAGCTTTATAGCTCGTATGTTTTGTCCGCCATCATGGCGCCGAACCTCTTTGAGAAAGTAACAATGAAAGCAAATATTGACGCCGTGATAAGGCCATCAATGTCTACCATGCTTTGTTCGTATTAGCCTTTGCAAGACTTGTAGAATTTTATCGCGCAATAATATAAGCGCCTTTGACGTCCAGCTGTCAAGGGTTTTGAGTATATCAGTTTACAGATAACAACAGATCTGGTTCAGACAAGAACGGTataattgttttaatattcGTCATTTCGACATGCAATCATTATTTCCAGTGTGTCACCATATTGTGAAAATTGTGTAATTAAATAATGAAACTAGCAGAAATCAAACCTGATTGCACCCTTTTCAATTTCTATAGCCGAACAAtagtcgatcagaaaaatcaTATGGAATGACAGTTGATGTGCGCATGAGTTTCTCGACACGTGTcgcaatgaatttcaaaataacgtgaccgaaaccaaaaaatgggTTTCGAATTTTCGATAAGGCAATAACGTACTGTACGACTCGAAATTGCGTTGCCgtagaaaattgaatttgaatcgtTATCACGACATTTTATTGACTGCTATAGACTGTGCCATCAATATCAAGACACGgccaaaataatataaatacaagtcgAGTCAAAATACCAAAGCGCTcagctcttttatttttcctttaacTTTCCTCGCATCCAGGTGGAAGATGAAATTTCTGGCAGCTGCCTTGCTGTTCGCCGTCGTTGTCGCCCAGGtatttctttaccttttcttcttcttcgaataATGAAagggaaatatttatttagagTTAACTTAATTGTTATTATAAGGTGGCGGCTAGGGACTTGTCCAAGTACCAGCCGAGGTCTGTTTTGTTTCCCCGGCCACCGGTAGCCCAAAAGAACCAATACGTCCCTGTCAAACGCCCCGCCACCGTCGACACCAGAGGTATAATTCAAGTTAACTTACAAGTTATTCGTTCT
This region includes:
- the LOC124336528 gene encoding uncharacterized protein LOC124336528 — translated: MKTSLVILVLSAVVAAVVADGEYAAPAYEKKYDGYFQYANVPGPYEYEFGYNRGNAQHNRNQYEQSKDHRFRTKVKWNDAYSGYGEHYWEYNHSDDYKAPAYAAPAYSAPAYSENIPTFEKAPSGKQ
- the LOC124336332 gene encoding brachyurin-like, with translation MYKSGLDSGSNLWFSYLTFLTSNMKFLAVVLALAVVAQAAVNMPHKKIFPRGELFPRAQVPQGPGYFTPTKVAPTVDTRGFCGQSKVDSSRIVGGEEAIPHEFPWQVSVLIDGSGFCGGSLISPDWVLTAAHCADGANRFLITLGDHDRTVVEPSQIAVSTTTYTVHPGWNSATLADDLALIRLPSPVTLTPEIQPICLAPATEPTHVGDTLLVSGWGKTADGALQGISDVLMKVTAPGITTAECAATYGDIITDNILCIDTTGGKGSCNGDSGGPLSFVNAGVYNQVGIVSFGARAGCAEGFPAGFTRVSSYTQWISDTTGLIF